The stretch of DNA TCATGCGCATCTTCTTCATGACCGGCGCGGCGATCGGCATCGTCGGCACCGTTGCCGGTGTGCTGCTCGGCGTTCTCGTCTGCGTCAACATCGAATCCGTCCGCCAGTTCTTCTCCTGGATTTCAGGCACCGTGCTCTTCAATCCGCAGGTCTATTTCCTCAGCCAGCTGCCCGCCGAGATGGATCTCAGCGAAACGATCTCGATCGTTGCCATGGCGCTGACGCTCTCCTTCATCGCGACCATCTTCCCGGCCTGGCGTGCCTCCAGGCTCGATCCGGTGCAGGCCCTGCGCTACGAATAAGGAATGCCGCCTTCATGAAACGCAACGTCGTTCTCAAGCTTACCGGCGTCGAGCGCCATTACGGGCAGGGCGATACGCTGCTCTCGATCCTGAAGGGCGCAGATTTTTCGATATCGAAAGGGGAGACTGTCGCTCTCGTCGCCCCTTCCGGCACCGGCAAGTCGACACTGCTGCATATCGCCGGCCTGCTGGAGCATCCGGACGGCGGTGAAGTCAACATCAACGGCCATGCCTGCGACGGCTTGAGCGATGAGAAACGCACCGCCATCCGCCGCAGCGAAATCGGCTTCGTCTACCAGTTCCACCACCTGCTGCCGGAATTTTCGGCACTCGAAAATATCATGATGCCGCAGCTGATCGCCGGGCTTTCCTGGAAGGAAGCCGGAGAGCGGGCCGGCCAGCTTCTCGACTACATGCGCATCGGCCATCGTGGCTCGCATCGCCCCGGCGAGCTTTCCGGCGGCGAGCAGCAGCGCGTTGCGATTGCCCGTGCCGTCGCCAATGCGCCGACCCTGCTTCTTGCCGACGAGCCGACCGGCAATCTCGACCCGGAAACGGCAAGCTACGTGTTCGAGGCGCTGGAAGCGCTGGTGCGCCAGTCGGGCCTTGCTGCCCTTATCGCTACCCATAACCACGAGCTCGCCCGCCGCATGGATCGGCGTGTGACGATCTCT from Rhizobium leguminosarum bv. trifolii WSM1325 encodes:
- a CDS encoding ABC transporter related (PFAM: ABC transporter related~SMART: AAA ATPase~KEGG: rec:RHECIAT_CH0001697 probable lipoprotein ABC transporter, ATP-binding protein), whose product is MKRNVVLKLTGVERHYGQGDTLLSILKGADFSISKGETVALVAPSGTGKSTLLHIAGLLEHPDGGEVNINGHACDGLSDEKRTAIRRSEIGFVYQFHHLLPEFSALENIMMPQLIAGLSWKEAGERAGQLLDYMRIGHRGSHRPGELSGGEQQRVAIARAVANAPTLLLADEPTGNLDPETASYVFEALEALVRQSGLAALIATHNHELARRMDRRVTISDGKIVDF